CAATAGTCGGACATCGCCAGCTCaacaactttttttttttgtttcatatCCACAGTTCTCAATCAGTGGTTAGATACTTTATTACGTGCAGCTGACAGAAGTCTATTACCATCAAATAACACCCCTGCCTGATCTGGTTACATACATAACAACCGATCCTTGCAGATAACTTTTATATTCGGGCATCGACTATCACTTTTATCCTTTTAAACTTATGTGGTCAGAGAAGTGTTCTAATCCAGCCAAGTCGGATTCGAATACAAATTCCCAGCCCACGTCTAATTTGACGGCACAATCTGATTCGTCTATATCTGCCCCTTATTATTATTCCGACAACGGTTTCAACTACAACACATATTCCAAGGACCTCGAAGCCGGTTACACTATGTCCGGTAACAATAACAACGGAGATACCCAACCTTTACTAGGAACAGCTGGGTCTGCTGGCTTTGGCAAGCCTCCAAAGAGATCCCGGTTATGGTctgtgtttattttttccgGGTTAGCAGTTTTATTCACTGCCGTTGTTTATATTTTCGCCTTCACCATTCCTAATATTCAACGATTCAAGCCAGTGCCCAACCTGGTCAGAGTCAACAGTTTGGACGAAGAGCATCTACCAAGTTACGAGGATGGCTCGAAACTTTTGTTAGTAGGTGATGTGCATGGATCATACAGCGAGCTTAAACAGTTACTGAGAAAAGCCAAGTTCAGAAAGAATAGAGACCATTTAGTTATGCTCGGAGATTTCATCACTAAAGGAGACCGTTCTATCGATGTCATTGAGCTGGCCATGGATCTGGGTGCTTCTTGTGTACGAGGTAATCATGAGAACGAAATTCTCGAAATGTACGCTGAATACCACCATCTTCCAAGACCCAGAGTAGCCAGTTCGACCAGTGGCAACGGCACCAGTTCGGACCAAACTTTGCCATATGAAGTGGCTGAAATGCCCCAAATGCGTACTAATAGACTCGATGAGTCGGATGACGACGACCTTGTTCGTCTGTTGAAGCCTAAACACATTGAGTATCTTG
The Sugiyamaella lignohabitans strain CBS 10342 chromosome A, complete sequence genome window above contains:
- a CDS encoding putative serine/threonine-protein phosphatase (hypothetical protein; weak sequence similarity to bis (5'-nucleotidyl)-tetraphosphatases; (GFP)-fusion protein localizes to the vacuole; null mutant is highly sensitive to azaserine and resistant to sodium-O-vandate; GO_component: GO:0000324 - fungal-type vacuole [Evidence IDA] [PMID 14562095]; GO_component: GO:0000324 - fungal-type vacuole [Evidence IDA] [PMID 23708375]; GO_component: GO:0005773 - vacuole [Evidence IEA,IEA]; GO_function: GO:0016787 - hydrolase activity [Evidence IEA,IEA]; GO_function: GO:0016791 - phosphatase activity [Evidence ISS] [PMID 10618406]; GO_process: GO:0008150 - biological_process [Evidence ND]; GO_process: GO:0008152 - metabolic process [Evidence IEA,IEA]), producing MWSEKCSNPAKSDSNTNSQPTSNLTAQSDSSISAPYYYSDNGFNYNTYSKDLEAGYTMSGNNNNGDTQPLLGTAGSAGFGKPPKRSRLWSVFIFSGLAVLFTAVVYIFAFTIPNIQRFKPVPNLVRVNSLDEEHLPSYEDGSKLLLVGDVHGSYSELKQLLRKAKFRKNRDHLVMLGDFITKGDRSIDVIELAMDLGASCVRGNHENEILEMYAEYHHLPRPRVASSTSGNGTSSDQTLPYEVAEMPQMRTNRLDESDDDDLVRLLKPKHIEYLGSCPLILQLGDGFDRGFGAIAVHAGVMWNLDNLEEQDPTTVMTVRSVLPPDYVTASEESDGEPWYNLWNEKQRGIPRKDRIVVYYGHNARDGLNLQEYTKGLDSGCIKGRELSGLLISESKRGKYKEKLIQVDC